A part of Lacinutrix sp. 5H-3-7-4 genomic DNA contains:
- a CDS encoding GNAT family N-acetyltransferase gives MSTHIETQRLILREIRATDLDGMFELDSNPNVHVYLGKKPIKTKAEAQENINKIINQYQTRGIGRFAVIEKASNEFIGWSGLKFNTGEQETLGDKRDFYDVGYRLIERFWNKGYAFETAIASLEYGFNTMNLDTIVGAAETGNIASNKILKKIGLNYIEQFPFENEMINWYELNKNNYAKKMP, from the coding sequence ATGAGTACACACATAGAAACCCAAAGGCTAATTTTAAGAGAAATAAGAGCTACAGATTTAGATGGTATGTTTGAGTTGGACTCCAACCCAAATGTACATGTATACTTAGGTAAAAAACCTATTAAAACTAAAGCAGAGGCACAAGAAAATATAAATAAAATTATAAATCAATATCAAACTCGTGGTATTGGAAGATTTGCTGTTATAGAAAAAGCTTCAAATGAATTTATTGGTTGGTCTGGATTAAAATTTAATACAGGAGAGCAAGAAACATTAGGTGATAAAAGAGACTTTTACGATGTTGGCTATAGATTAATAGAACGTTTCTGGAACAAAGGTTATGCCTTTGAAACTGCAATCGCCTCATTAGAATATGGATTCAACACAATGAATTTAGACACCATAGTAGGTGCTGCAGAAACAGGAAATATAGCATCTAATAAAATACTAAAAAAAATAGGCTTAAATTATATTGAGCAATTTCCTTTTGAAAACGAGATGATTAATTGGTACGAACTAAATAAAAACAATTATGCAAAAAAAATGCCCTGA
- a CDS encoding single-stranded DNA-binding protein: MNTLKNKVQLIGNLGQDPEIINLESGKMLAKFSIATNDSYKNANGEKITDTQWHNVVAWGKTAQIIEKYVTKGKEVAIEGKLTTRSWEDKDGMKRYITEVVCNELLMLGNK; this comes from the coding sequence ATGAACACGCTTAAAAACAAAGTACAGTTAATTGGTAACTTAGGTCAAGATCCAGAAATTATCAATTTAGAATCAGGAAAAATGTTAGCTAAATTTTCTATCGCAACAAACGATAGCTATAAGAATGCTAATGGTGAAAAAATCACCGATACGCAATGGCACAATGTTGTTGCTTGGGGAAAAACAGCACAAATTATAGAGAAGTATGTAACAAAAGGAAAAGAAGTTGCTATAGAAGGTAAACTTACAACAAGAAGTTGGGAAGATAAAGATGGTATGAAACGTTATATAACAGAGGTTGTATGTAACGAGTTATTAATGCTTGGAAATAAATAA
- a CDS encoding endonuclease/exonuclease/phosphatase family protein, with amino-acid sequence MKLNFFKSKRKRHCIAFYNIENLFDVYDDELTRDSDMTPNSEKKWSIKRYNNKLRKIGYVISNIGKKDVNRHPAIVGLAEIENEAVLKDLVNSKHLKAYNYDFVHYDSPDERGIDVALLYDESVFKVAYSKSYTLDLVDDLGVVDLTRDILLVSGLFEGLELHVLVNHWPSRRSGDVETEYKRMKASQKVTEIITELKEKNSEAKIIVMGDFNDDPSSKSIKSLELSHGLFNPMRTLLSRDRGTTSHNQRWNLFDQVLITHNFFERKKNALRFVNANIFDEDFLKERDSKYKGSPYRTYVGKRYKGGYSDHFPVYLILSKK; translated from the coding sequence TTGAAATTAAACTTCTTTAAATCTAAAAGAAAAAGACACTGTATCGCTTTTTATAATATTGAAAACCTTTTTGATGTTTATGATGATGAGTTAACACGAGACAGTGATATGACTCCTAATTCTGAAAAAAAATGGAGTATAAAACGTTACAATAATAAACTACGAAAAATTGGTTACGTTATTTCTAATATTGGAAAAAAAGATGTTAATAGACATCCTGCAATTGTTGGTTTAGCCGAAATTGAAAACGAAGCTGTTTTAAAAGATTTAGTAAACTCTAAGCACCTTAAGGCATATAATTACGATTTTGTACATTATGATTCTCCAGATGAGCGAGGTATTGATGTTGCTTTACTTTACGATGAGTCTGTGTTTAAAGTTGCCTATTCTAAATCTTATACTCTAGATTTAGTAGACGATTTGGGTGTAGTAGATTTAACAAGAGATATATTATTAGTTAGTGGTTTATTTGAAGGCTTAGAGTTACATGTACTTGTTAACCATTGGCCATCTCGACGATCTGGTGATGTGGAAACTGAATATAAACGTATGAAAGCGTCACAAAAAGTAACCGAAATAATAACAGAATTAAAAGAAAAAAACAGTGAAGCTAAAATAATTGTAATGGGCGATTTTAACGATGATCCTTCTAGTAAAAGTATAAAATCTCTAGAGCTTAGTCATGGTTTGTTTAACCCAATGCGAACACTTTTGTCTCGAGATCGCGGTACAACTAGCCATAACCAAAGATGGAATTTATTTGATCAAGTTTTAATTACTCACAATTTTTTTGAACGTAAAAAAAATGCCTTAAGATTTGTGAATGCTAATATTTTTGATGAAGATTTTTTAAAAGAACGCGACAGCAAATATAAAGGTTCTCCTTATAGAACGTATGTTGGCAAACGCTACAAAGGTGGTTATAGTGACCATTTTCCTGTGTATTTAATACTCTCTAAAAAATAA
- the hflX gene encoding GTPase HflX: MLEKKDVELESAVLIGIITKDQDEERSKEYLDELEFLTYTAGGDVKKRFTQKMDMPNPKTFIGTGKMEDVRQYIEANNISTAIFDDELSAAQERNISKILNCKVLDRTNLILDIFAQRAQTSAARTQVELAQFEYLLPRLKGMWTHLERQKGGIGMRGPGETEIETDRRIVRDRIALLKAKIKTIDKQMSVQRGNRGKMVRVALVGYTNVGKSTLMNTISKSKVFAENKLFATLDTTVRKVVIQNLPFLLSDTVGFIRKLPTQLVESFKSTLDEVREADLLLHVVDISHPNFEDHIASVNKILGEIDSSNKPTIMVFNKIDAYQAKPYDETDLIAERTEEHYSLAEWKRTWMNRVGEDNALFISALNKKNLEDFKKRVYDEVRQIHITRFPYNHFLYPDYDYENMGEEE, from the coding sequence ATGTTAGAAAAGAAAGATGTAGAATTAGAAAGTGCTGTTCTAATAGGAATTATTACTAAAGATCAGGACGAAGAACGCTCTAAAGAATATTTAGATGAGTTGGAGTTTTTAACTTACACAGCCGGTGGAGATGTAAAAAAACGTTTTACACAAAAAATGGATATGCCTAATCCTAAAACCTTTATTGGTACAGGAAAAATGGAAGATGTTCGCCAGTATATTGAAGCTAATAATATTAGTACTGCAATTTTTGATGATGAGTTGTCTGCTGCTCAAGAACGTAATATCTCTAAAATATTAAACTGTAAAGTATTAGACAGAACAAATTTAATATTAGATATTTTTGCACAACGAGCACAAACCAGTGCGGCAAGAACACAAGTAGAATTAGCACAATTTGAATATTTATTACCGCGACTAAAAGGAATGTGGACACACCTTGAAAGACAAAAAGGTGGTATAGGTATGCGTGGACCTGGAGAAACAGAAATTGAAACAGATAGACGTATAGTTCGTGACCGTATTGCACTATTAAAAGCAAAAATTAAAACAATAGACAAACAAATGTCTGTGCAACGCGGTAATCGAGGTAAAATGGTTCGTGTCGCTTTAGTTGGGTATACCAACGTAGGTAAATCTACCTTAATGAATACCATTAGTAAAAGTAAAGTATTTGCAGAAAACAAGCTTTTTGCAACTTTAGATACTACAGTTAGAAAAGTAGTAATACAAAACCTACCATTTTTATTAAGCGATACAGTAGGTTTTATACGTAAACTACCTACACAATTAGTAGAGAGTTTTAAAAGTACTTTAGATGAGGTTCGTGAGGCAGATTTATTACTACATGTGGTAGATATTTCACATCCTAATTTTGAAGATCATATTGCATCTGTAAACAAAATTCTTGGTGAAATAGATAGTAGCAATAAGCCAACAATAATGGTTTTTAATAAAATTGATGCTTATCAAGCCAAACCATACGATGAAACAGATTTAATTGCTGAAAGAACCGAAGAACATTACAGTCTTGCCGAGTGGAAAAGAACTTGGATGAATCGAGTTGGTGAGGATAATGCATTATTTATTTCCGCATTAAACAAGAAAAATTTAGAAGACTTTAAAAAACGTGTTTACGATGAGGTAAGACAAATACACATTACACGTTTCCCATATAATCATTTTCTATATCCAGATTACGATTATGAAAACATGGGAGAAGAAGAATAA
- a CDS encoding transglycosylase domain-containing protein: MIKQKINSVLKNKWVKKCLAAGVIALILAIIFYLSIYFGAFGKLPNTAALTNLKQAEATQVLDKDSTLIGKYYIYDRQPLTYQEFPKHLLNALIATEDVRFYEHDGVDNVSLLRVFFKTILFQDQSSGGGSTITLQLAKNLFGRDNHFAFSTVINKIKESIVAKRIEEIYSKKEILTLYLNTVPFPDNTYGIESASRKFFNVSTSNLTVSQAATLVGSLKANSYYNPRRNLENSQKRRDVVLHQMFKYNFLKEAELNKAKQDSLILDYQSFNHDLGLAPYFRAQLKKELSVILANYKKPNGEPYDLYNDGLIVHTTLDQQMQKYAEEAMQSHLTKLQKAYEASYGNNAPWKTNKTIIESALKTLPEYKKYEALGLEKNQIIDSLSVKHEVELFSWDGVTKKQVSTIDSLQHYLKFLNTGMIALDPKTGAVRTYVGGTDYRFFKYDHVSQSERQVGSTFKPFVYTAAIENGMKPCTYFSPKAITYTDYKNWTPTNSGSKDEDPHINYNLETALSQSMNTIAVKVLNEVGIDNVLQQAKKLSITKDLPKEPSLALGVAEINIKELAGAYASYVNNSKPVKPYFITKIEDKNGVEIVSFKPEENTTKAYSDNTRQVMLQIMKSTVNSGTAARLRSTYNLKNNIAGKTGTTQDNKDGWFVGVTPNLVTVNWVGNDNYNIGFKTTGLGQGANSALPIFAKFYQKLNLDSNYNSITKSNFENPSPDVIDALNCEDEKRDGFLKRLFGKKKNERKFNKKD, encoded by the coding sequence ATGATAAAACAAAAAATAAATTCAGTACTAAAAAATAAATGGGTAAAAAAATGCTTAGCAGCAGGTGTAATAGCCTTAATTTTAGCTATTATTTTTTACCTAAGTATCTATTTTGGAGCCTTTGGAAAATTACCAAATACTGCAGCGCTAACAAATTTAAAACAGGCCGAAGCAACCCAAGTTTTAGATAAAGACAGCACACTTATTGGTAAATATTATATTTACGATAGGCAGCCACTAACATACCAAGAATTCCCTAAACACCTTCTAAATGCCTTAATAGCAACAGAAGATGTAAGATTTTATGAGCATGATGGTGTAGATAATGTTAGTTTATTACGCGTATTTTTTAAAACAATATTATTTCAAGACCAATCCTCAGGTGGCGGTAGTACAATAACTTTACAATTAGCAAAAAATCTATTTGGAAGAGATAATCACTTTGCCTTTAGTACAGTAATTAATAAAATAAAAGAATCTATTGTTGCTAAACGAATAGAGGAAATTTACTCTAAAAAAGAAATACTTACACTGTATCTTAATACTGTTCCATTTCCAGACAACACATATGGAATAGAAAGCGCATCGCGCAAATTTTTTAATGTATCTACAAGTAATTTAACAGTGTCGCAAGCGGCAACATTAGTAGGTAGTTTAAAAGCAAACAGCTATTATAATCCCAGGCGAAATTTAGAAAATAGCCAAAAACGTCGTGATGTAGTACTACATCAAATGTTTAAATACAATTTTTTAAAAGAAGCAGAATTAAACAAAGCAAAGCAAGATTCTTTAATTTTAGACTATCAGTCTTTTAACCACGATTTAGGTTTAGCACCTTATTTTAGAGCACAATTAAAAAAAGAATTAAGCGTAATTTTGGCCAATTATAAAAAGCCAAATGGCGAACCTTACGATTTGTATAACGATGGTTTAATAGTTCACACAACATTAGATCAACAAATGCAAAAGTATGCGGAAGAAGCTATGCAATCTCACTTAACAAAACTGCAAAAAGCTTACGAAGCTTCATACGGTAATAATGCACCTTGGAAAACAAATAAAACAATAATTGAGAGCGCTTTAAAAACGTTGCCAGAATATAAAAAATATGAAGCATTAGGTTTAGAAAAAAATCAAATTATAGACTCGCTTTCTGTAAAACATGAAGTAGAATTATTTAGTTGGGATGGTGTTACAAAAAAACAAGTATCTACAATAGATAGTTTACAACATTATTTAAAATTTTTAAATACAGGTATGATTGCTTTAGATCCTAAAACTGGAGCAGTAAGAACCTATGTTGGTGGTACAGATTATAGATTTTTTAAATACGATCATGTTTCGCAAAGTGAACGTCAAGTAGGTTCAACCTTTAAGCCATTTGTATACACTGCAGCTATAGAAAACGGTATGAAACCGTGTACTTATTTTTCGCCAAAAGCCATTACTTATACAGATTATAAAAACTGGACACCAACCAATTCTGGAAGCAAAGACGAAGATCCACATATTAACTACAACTTAGAAACTGCCTTAAGCCAGTCTATGAATACCATTGCAGTTAAGGTTTTAAATGAAGTAGGAATAGATAATGTTTTGCAGCAAGCTAAAAAATTAAGTATTACAAAAGACTTACCTAAAGAACCATCTTTAGCTTTGGGTGTAGCAGAAATTAATATAAAAGAACTTGCCGGCGCTTATGCCAGTTATGTAAACAATAGTAAACCGGTTAAGCCTTATTTTATTACTAAAATTGAAGATAAAAACGGAGTAGAAATTGTGTCTTTTAAACCAGAAGAAAACACAACAAAAGCTTATAGTGATAACACAAGGCAAGTTATGTTACAAATAATGAAATCTACTGTAAACTCAGGAACAGCGGCAAGACTTCGTTCAACATATAACTTAAAAAATAATATTGCAGGTAAAACAGGAACCACTCAAGATAATAAAGATGGTTGGTTTGTAGGTGTAACACCAAATTTGGTGACTGTAAATTGGGTTGGTAACGATAATTATAATATTGGTTTTAAAACCACAGGATTAGGGCAAGGCGCAAATTCAGCATTGCCAATTTTTGCTAAATTTTATCAGAAATTAAATTTAGATTCAAATTATAATTCAATAACAAAAAGTAATTTTGAAAATCCTTCACCAGATGTTATTGATGCTTTAAACTGTGAAGATGAAAAACGTGATGGTTTCTTAAAACGCTTATTTGGTAAAAAGAAAAACGAACGAAAATTTAATAAAAAAGATTAA
- a CDS encoding DUF6265 family protein, with the protein MKKVLLLYLVLVFISCKKEEKQTEVTTKNYEKIEELQWLVGSWTNITEEKQSFENWHKTNDSTLKAHSYTIVENDTVFAERVTLQQLDSTVAFTVVAYNQNDNKPVTFRLKPTNNGIFTFENLKHDFPSKISYSNPVKDSIHAWIEGKMDKEPITVDFYYKRAK; encoded by the coding sequence ATGAAAAAAGTATTGCTACTATATTTAGTTCTAGTTTTTATTTCTTGTAAAAAAGAAGAAAAACAAACAGAAGTAACAACAAAGAACTACGAAAAAATTGAAGAATTACAATGGCTTGTTGGTAGTTGGACAAATATTACTGAAGAAAAACAATCTTTTGAAAATTGGCATAAAACAAACGATAGTACTTTAAAAGCGCACAGCTATACTATTGTAGAAAACGATACCGTTTTTGCCGAGCGTGTAACATTACAACAGCTTGATAGTACTGTAGCTTTTACGGTTGTAGCTTATAACCAAAATGATAATAAGCCTGTAACTTTTAGGCTGAAACCTACTAATAATGGTATTTTTACTTTCGAGAATTTAAAACATGATTTTCCTTCAAAAATATCTTACTCAAATCCTGTAAAAGATTCTATACATGCTTGGATTGAAGGTAAAATGGACAAAGAACCTATAACCGTAGATTTTTATTATAAAAGAGCGAAATAA
- a CDS encoding DUF3078 domain-containing protein produces MKKLLLLLALSIGTFTINAQTKEELKAQKAEKQAEADKFQAEANALQAQIDALPGWRTGAFGTIGGSYSEFSNWYTQDAPNNSSANLGFTVNGFANLKQEKFFWRNAANINLAWVKLDDKDDPTDSDKFREAQDVFNISSLYGRNISKTFAVSGLAEYRTTILNNFNDPGYLDLGVGATWNPTKNLFVVIHPLNYNFVFSKDDTIFDSSLGAKIVADYTAQIGAISFKSNFSTFQSYKSGDLSNFTWINSFSYTLWNKIGVGFDFGLRSNKQEALNFATSEYNNLTETEQLLTPAPTFGNIDNKLQTYYVFGLSYNL; encoded by the coding sequence ATGAAAAAACTTTTATTATTACTAGCGTTATCTATTGGAACATTTACAATTAACGCACAGACAAAAGAAGAGCTTAAAGCTCAAAAAGCAGAAAAACAAGCCGAAGCAGATAAATTTCAAGCTGAAGCAAATGCATTACAAGCTCAAATAGATGCACTTCCAGGATGGAGAACAGGTGCTTTTGGTACTATAGGTGGTAGTTATTCAGAGTTTAGCAATTGGTATACTCAAGATGCTCCAAACAACTCATCGGCTAACTTAGGTTTTACCGTAAATGGTTTTGCAAACTTAAAGCAAGAAAAATTCTTCTGGAGAAATGCTGCTAATATAAATCTTGCTTGGGTAAAACTAGACGATAAAGACGACCCAACAGATAGCGACAAATTTAGAGAAGCTCAAGATGTTTTTAATATTTCATCTTTATATGGAAGAAACATTTCTAAAACATTTGCTGTTTCTGGTTTAGCAGAATACAGAACTACAATATTAAACAACTTTAATGACCCTGGATATTTAGATCTTGGTGTTGGTGCTACTTGGAATCCTACAAAAAACTTATTTGTAGTTATTCACCCATTAAACTACAACTTTGTATTTTCTAAAGACGATACTATATTCGATTCTTCTTTAGGAGCTAAAATTGTTGCAGATTATACAGCACAAATTGGAGCAATAAGCTTTAAATCTAACTTCTCTACTTTCCAAAGCTATAAAAGCGGAGACTTATCAAACTTTACATGGATAAACTCTTTCTCTTATACTTTATGGAATAAAATTGGAGTTGGATTTGATTTTGGTTTAAGAAGCAACAAACAGGAAGCATTAAATTTTGCTACTTCAGAGTACAATAATTTAACTGAAACAGAACAACTACTTACTCCTGCTCCAACATTTGGAAACATTGATAACAAATTACAAACTTATTATGTATTTGGTTTAAGCTACAATTTATAA
- a CDS encoding DUF2480 family protein — protein sequence MAEEIINRVANSKLVVFDLEDFYPEGKRVVFDIKDWLYEGFVLREKDFREQVKNYNWSQHENQYVALTCSTDAIVPAWAFMLITLQLQPYTKKTVLGSLEALETEIYQEIIANLDTSTYKDKPVIIKGCSKKPVPNSALIMLSNKLKPVVKSILFGEACSSVPLYKR from the coding sequence ATGGCAGAAGAAATTATAAATCGCGTTGCAAACAGTAAATTAGTTGTTTTTGATCTTGAGGATTTTTATCCTGAAGGAAAACGCGTTGTTTTTGATATTAAAGACTGGTTATACGAAGGTTTCGTTTTACGCGAAAAAGACTTCAGAGAGCAAGTAAAAAATTACAATTGGTCACAACACGAAAACCAATACGTTGCACTTACCTGCTCTACCGATGCTATTGTACCAGCTTGGGCATTTATGTTAATTACGTTACAGCTTCAACCATATACTAAAAAAACAGTTTTAGGGAGTTTAGAAGCGTTAGAAACAGAAATATATCAAGAAATAATTGCTAATTTAGATACTAGTACTTATAAAGATAAACCTGTTATTATAAAAGGATGCTCTAAAAAGCCAGTACCAAATAGTGCATTAATTATGTTAAGTAATAAATTAAAGCCAGTAGTAAAATCTATACTATTTGGTGAAGCCTGTTCTTCTGTACCGCTTTATAAACGCTAA
- a CDS encoding ABC transporter ATP-binding protein, with protein sequence MPRRKLTSLKDNKKTSLKQSFSALVFIPRFFKEIWKTNKKLFLLSAFCRLVGAVLPVVILWIGKIIIDEIILQTKADVSDLTQLWTYVAIEFGLIILSDLISRAISLTDGLLGDSYSIGSSVRIIKKTNQINISLLEDSEFYDKLERARTQTTGRVGLMSNALGEVQSLISILTLVAGLVYFEPYLIILLVLSIIPSFINEIWFSQQQYSLARGWTAERRELDYLRFIGANDKTAKEIKLFGLTDFVVNRFKNLSHEYYDLNKKLAVKRSALGFLFNVLGTLSYYGAYVFIIYRVISGVITLGELTFLSGSFNRLTKNLQDFFSKFTRITESALYLKDYFNFLDISIKPNHKEDTPLPKTIKKGFEFKNVRFAYPGSENEILKGISFTMKAGEKLAFVGQNGAGKTTLTKLILRFYEPTSGEILLDGININRFNKADYQEYFGVIFQDFFKYEFTVKENIAIGDIDEIDNQIKIENAAQLSLANEVVQDLKFGYNQQLGKRFAKGQELSGGQWQKVALARAYMKDAKVMILDEPTSALDAKAESEVFDRFIGLTQGKTSIIISHRFSTVRQADRILVLEEGRVLEIGTHEELMQNKLLYAELFTLQAEGYQ encoded by the coding sequence ATGCCAAGACGTAAACTAACATCACTTAAAGACAATAAAAAAACCAGTTTAAAACAGTCTTTTAGTGCACTGGTTTTCATTCCTAGGTTTTTTAAAGAAATTTGGAAAACCAATAAAAAACTGTTTTTACTTTCTGCTTTTTGTAGACTTGTTGGTGCTGTTTTACCTGTAGTAATACTTTGGATTGGTAAAATAATTATAGATGAAATTATTTTACAAACTAAAGCAGATGTTTCAGATTTAACACAACTCTGGACCTATGTTGCCATAGAGTTTGGGTTAATAATACTTTCAGATTTAATAAGTAGAGCCATATCATTAACAGATGGTTTATTAGGCGATTCTTATTCTATAGGTTCTTCAGTAAGAATCATAAAAAAAACAAACCAAATAAACATAAGTCTGTTAGAAGACTCAGAGTTTTACGATAAATTAGAGCGCGCCAGAACACAAACAACTGGCCGCGTTGGATTAATGTCTAACGCTTTAGGAGAAGTACAAAGCCTTATATCTATACTAACTTTAGTTGCCGGTTTAGTTTATTTTGAACCTTACTTAATTATCCTTTTAGTATTAAGCATTATACCATCGTTTATAAACGAAATTTGGTTTAGCCAACAGCAATACTCTTTAGCTAGAGGTTGGACTGCAGAGCGCAGAGAACTCGATTATTTGCGTTTTATTGGTGCTAACGATAAAACAGCAAAAGAAATAAAACTTTTTGGGCTAACAGATTTTGTGGTTAACAGGTTTAAAAACCTTTCTCATGAGTATTATGATTTAAATAAAAAACTAGCAGTAAAACGATCGGCTTTAGGCTTCCTATTTAATGTTTTAGGTACATTAAGCTATTATGGCGCTTATGTATTTATAATTTATAGAGTAATTTCTGGAGTCATTACCTTAGGTGAATTAACTTTTCTCTCAGGATCGTTTAACAGGCTTACTAAAAATTTACAAGACTTCTTTTCTAAATTTACCAGAATTACAGAAAGTGCATTATATCTAAAAGATTATTTCAATTTTTTAGACATCTCTATAAAGCCTAATCATAAGGAAGACACGCCACTTCCTAAAACCATTAAAAAAGGATTCGAATTTAAAAACGTTCGTTTTGCTTATCCAGGTTCTGAAAACGAAATATTAAAAGGCATTAGTTTTACCATGAAAGCTGGCGAAAAACTTGCTTTTGTAGGACAAAATGGAGCAGGAAAAACAACCTTAACCAAACTTATATTACGTTTTTACGAGCCAACATCTGGTGAAATATTACTAGATGGCATTAATATTAATAGGTTTAATAAAGCAGACTATCAAGAATATTTTGGCGTTATTTTTCAAGATTTCTTTAAATACGAATTTACCGTTAAAGAAAACATTGCCATTGGTGATATTGATGAAATAGATAACCAAATTAAAATTGAAAACGCAGCACAATTAAGTTTAGCTAACGAAGTCGTACAAGATTTAAAGTTTGGCTATAACCAACAGCTAGGAAAACGTTTTGCCAAAGGACAAGAACTCTCTGGAGGTCAATGGCAAAAAGTAGCATTAGCAAGAGCTTACATGAAAGATGCAAAGGTTATGATATTAGATGAGCCAACCTCAGCATTAGACGCCAAAGCAGAAAGTGAAGTTTTTGACCGTTTTATTGGCTTAACACAAGGAAAAACAAGTATTATTATTTCTCATAGATTTAGTACCGTTAGGCAAGCCGATAGAATTTTAGTTTTAGAAGAAGGTCGTGTTTTAGAAATAGGAACACACGAAGAATTAATGCAAAACAAATTATTGTACGCAGAATTATTTACACTACAGGCAGAAGGATACCAATAA
- a CDS encoding SUF system Fe-S cluster assembly protein — protein MSETTIDTTELGEKIVAVLKTIYDPEIPVDIYELGLIYDVFVNEDYDVKILMTLTTPNCPVAETLPLEVEEKVKSLKAVKDAEVEITFDPPWTQDLMSEEAKLELGML, from the coding sequence ATGAGCGAAACAACAATAGACACTACAGAATTAGGCGAAAAAATAGTAGCTGTATTAAAAACAATTTACGATCCAGAAATTCCTGTTGATATATATGAATTAGGATTAATTTACGACGTTTTTGTAAATGAAGACTACGACGTTAAAATTTTAATGACTTTAACAACTCCTAATTGTCCTGTAGCCGAAACATTGCCTTTAGAGGTTGAAGAAAAAGTAAAATCTCTTAAAGCAGTTAAAGATGCCGAAGTAGAAATTACTTTCGATCCGCCTTGGACTCAAGACTTAATGAGTGAAGAAGCTAAGCTGGAACTTGGTATGTTATAA
- a CDS encoding SufE family protein — protein sequence MQSIQEIQDEIIDEFSMFEDWEERYQYMIDLGKELPLIDDQFKTDNNIIKGCQSKVWVHAEMNDDKVAFTADSDAIITKGIIAILIRAFSNQHPKDIIDANTDFIDKIGLKEHLSPTRANGLVSMIKQLKMYAIAYQTQLK from the coding sequence ATGCAAAGTATTCAAGAAATACAAGACGAAATAATAGACGAGTTTTCAATGTTTGAAGATTGGGAAGAACGCTATCAATACATGATAGATTTAGGTAAAGAATTACCGCTTATAGACGACCAATTTAAAACCGATAATAATATTATAAAAGGCTGCCAAAGTAAGGTTTGGGTTCATGCAGAAATGAACGACGACAAAGTTGCTTTTACAGCAGATAGTGATGCTATAATTACAAAAGGCATAATTGCTATTTTAATTAGAGCATTCTCTAACCAGCACCCAAAAGATATAATTGATGCTAATACAGATTTTATAGACAAAATTGGTTTAAAAGAACATTTATCGCCAACAAGAGCAAATGGTTTAGTAAGCATGATTAAGCAACTTAAAATGTATGCTATTGCCTACCAAACGCAATTAAAATAA